A window of Mytilus edulis chromosome 10, xbMytEdul2.2, whole genome shotgun sequence contains these coding sequences:
- the LOC139491005 gene encoding uncharacterized protein, translating to MYRRSGRKRVPTSRANNGGAAAAAKKSKQQQEEATANIADRLPRNLPRTSGTPPVQLGSNTVTTNVLPHSPIMIPATLPAETIYSAPGNTTLHQPLINTGYALPIETVKASDDIARNASQNVKQKVINGEYVDMGSLLNNSQNITGVNQTLTFNQGQIILQPKQQDTRINTIGIWTDAFLIYISIYCTIHTSQFQELLKYMQTVRLGAKRYAGLGWKLYDEQFRLRRSQEPAGSWSVIDTELWLLYMQPAGPINGPEFNIAQQPTNNFLKCYAYNYNGTCTQQYCTYKHACLKCSGVHPVIYCTNSKVTNSNNPQSPGIVQRFRSAPQKQHLIFNPLHLGKCKITQDSVLLEHLWDKGKTPVKIKSLRELLSNYENKTDAAMLLLGFIEGFRLNYTGPRISSFASNLISAEVHKTETNVKLQKEVHLGRMLGPFSKIPISTLRISPIGVVSKNDGGWRLITHLSYPLNWSVNDFIDPEICKVKYSSFDKVVGMISELGNNVLCAKMDISQAFRILLVHPADFDLLGIFFDGKYYINKCLPEGCSISCALFEKFATFLHKTVALKAGIETLDHYLDDFFFAGESSTDNCTILMDTFNEVCRQLGVPLAENKTVGPTTCITFLGLEIDTVLMLVRIPPEKLDKLKFMLDQVLSKKKMALKELESITGLMAFCSRAIISARAFIRRFYDLIASIKNGKPYYTVRLNSEVKADARVWLNFLDQFNGQCYFPDRFWSTNESLELFTDSAGNVLLGCGAYFQGHWVQYQWPSSWADTSILLDITCLELIPIVLSFMIWGRSFRNKKILLRIDNQALVSIVNKRTSKSKRVMILIRQLVFLTMNNNIQFRAQHIEGEHNAIADALSRFQEQRFMDLVPNADSSPAAISQEFLSMISELK from the coding sequence ATGTATAGGAGGTCCGGCAGAAAAAGGGTGCCGACAAGCAGGGCAAATAATGGAGGCGCAGCGGCTGCTGCAAAGAAGTCGAAACAGCAACAGGAAGAGGCGACTGCTAATATTGCAGATAGATTACCTAGGAATTTACCTAGAACAAGTGGAACACCACCTGTACAGCTCGGCTCAAACACAGTGACAACTAATGTACTACCACACAGTCCAATAATGATCCCAGCAACACTGCCAGCAGAAACAATTTACTCTGCTCCAGGTAATACAACATTACACCAACCCCTAATTAACACAGGTTATGCCTTACCCATTGAAACGGTTAAGGCGTCAGATGACATAGCGCGAAACGCATCGCAAAATGTCaaacaaaaagtaataaatggggaatatgtagATATGGGCAGTTTGTTAAATAATTCACAAAACATAACAGGAGTGAATCAAACACTTACATTTAATCAGGGACAGATTATATTACAACCTAAGCAACAGGATACAAGAATTAACACAATAGGTATATGGACGGATgcctttttaatatatatcagTATTTATTGTACTATACATACATCTCAGTTCCAAGAACTGTTGAAGTATATGCAAACTGTCAGGTTAGGGGCTAAACGCTATGCAGGTTTAGGATGGAAATTGTATGATGAACAGTTTAGACTACGTAGATCACAGGAGCCTGCTGGATCCTGGTCTGTCATAGACACTGAGCTATGGTTATTGTATATGCAACCAGCAGGTCCAATTAATGGGCCAGAGTTCAATATTGCACAACAACCAACAAACAATTTTCTGAAATGCTATGCATATAATTATAATGGGACGTGCACCCAACAATATTGCACATACAAACATGCTTGTTTAAAATGCAGTGGGGTACATCCGGTTATATATTGCACTAATAGCAAAGTGACTAACTCTAATAATCCTCAGTCACCTGGGATTGTTCAGAGATTCAGATCAGCACCACAAAAACAGCATCTAATTTTCAACCCTTTGCACCTAGGCAAATGCAAAATAACACAAGATTCCGTTCTCCTGGAGCATTTATGGGACAAAGGCAAAACCCCAGTCAAAATTAAATCTTTAAGAGAATTACTGtcaaattatgaaaacaaaactgaTGCAGCAATGTTATTATTGGGATTTATAGAGGGGTTTAGATTAAACTATACTGGTCCAAGGATCTCGAGTTTTGCAAGCAATCTCATTTCGGCAGAAGTTCACAAAACTGAAACgaatgtaaaattacaaaaagaagtgcATCTTGGTAGAATGTTGGGCCCCTTTTCAAAAATACCAATTTCAACTTTAAGAATATCTCCTATTGGGGTAGTTTCAAAAAATGACGGTGGATGGCGTCTTATAACTCACTTGTCATATCCTCTAAACTGGAGTGTGAATGATTTCATTGATCCAGAAATTTGTAAAGTAAAGTATTCTTCTTTTGATAAAGTGGTTGGGATGATCTCTGAATTAGGAAATAACGTGCTTTGCGCAAAAATGGACATTAGTCAGGCTTTTAGAATTTTATTGGTTCACCCAGCTGATTTTGACCTTCTGGGAATTTTCTTTgatgggaaatattatattaacAAATGTCTGCCTGAAGGCTGTTCTATATCATGTGCCCTCTTTGAAAAATTTGCCACTTTTTTGCATAAAACAGTTGCATTGAAAGCTGGCATTGAGACTTTAGACCACTATTTGGATGACTTTTTCTTTGCTGGTGAAAGTTCAACGGATAATTGTACCATTTTGATGGACACTTTTAATGAAGTATGTAGGCAGCTAGGTGTTCCACTAGCAGAGAATAAAACAGTAGGTCCTACCACATGTATCACATTTTTAGGCCTTGAAATTGACACAGTACTTATGTTGGTTAGAATCCCCCCTGAAAAACTGGATAAACTTAAATTTATGCTTGATCAGGTCTTGTCGAAAAAGAAAATGGCACTGAAGGAACTTGAATCAATTACTGGTTTAATGGCATTTTGTTCAAGGGCTATTATATCAGCCCGTGCTtttattcgtcgtttttacgaTTTGATAGCTTCAATTAAGAATGGAAAGCCTTATTATACTGTCAGATTGAATTCAGAGGTCAAAGCAGATGCTAGAGTTTGGCTAAATTTTCTAGATCAATTCAATGGTCAGTGTTATTTTCCTGATAGATTTTGGTCGACTAATGAAAGTCTGGAATTATTCACTGATAGTGCAGGTAATGTTTTATTAGGTTGTGGAGCTTATTTTCAAGGTCACTGGGTACAATACCAGTGGCCAAGTAGTTGGGCTGATACTAGCATTTTATTGGATATAACATGTTTGGAGCTTATTCCCATCGTGCTGTCGTTCATGATATGGGGTCgttcatttagaaataaaaagattctGTTGAGAATAGATAATCAGGCATTAGTAAGCATTGTGAACAAAAGAACATCAAAATCAAAGAGAGTTATGATATTGATAAGACAACTAGTTTTTCTCACTATGAacaataacatacaatttagGGCACAACATATTGAGGGTGAGCATAATGCAATCGCAGATGCTCTTTCTCGATTTCAGGAACAACGTTTTATGGACTTGGTCCCGAATGCAGACAGTTCTCCAGCAGCAATCTCACAAGAATTCCTGTCGATGATTTCAGAACTGAAATGA